In a genomic window of Methanogenium sp. S4BF:
- a CDS encoding energy-coupling factor transporter transmembrane component T, with protein sequence MAGTKGQKKKKGILFIPGDSPVHSLDPRTKLLMLVVFSILSFLTTNPFVMCLILACVVALAYVSGLFEKWLYSLRLILPLILFVFVIDLFFSHQSAGAEFFSAQIGFIHAYATEGSLYFSISMVTRLLIIAGFSFLFIMTTQYSDFVKGLQGMKVPHIISFSLGYALSSTTTLSRDANNVIEAQKSRGLEFDQGSSITKIDKLLSLFIPMTVIMLNRSGQVSDAMQCRGYGTAQKPTIYQAPVIGADDGVAVIILVLFVILVILLTHFVFI encoded by the coding sequence ATGGCTGGTACGAAGGGGCAGAAGAAAAAGAAGGGGATTTTGTTCATTCCCGGAGATTCGCCTGTCCATTCCCTGGATCCACGAACGAAACTACTCATGCTCGTCGTATTCAGTATCCTGTCATTTCTGACAACCAATCCCTTCGTCATGTGCCTGATACTCGCCTGTGTCGTGGCCCTTGCCTATGTATCGGGGTTATTCGAAAAGTGGCTGTATTCACTCAGGCTCATTCTTCCGCTCATTCTCTTTGTCTTTGTAATTGACCTGTTTTTCTCCCACCAGAGTGCAGGTGCTGAATTTTTCTCAGCGCAGATTGGGTTTATCCACGCCTATGCGACGGAAGGGAGCCTGTATTTCTCCATCTCCATGGTGACTCGCCTGCTCATTATCGCGGGCTTTTCATTCCTCTTTATCATGACAACGCAGTACAGCGATTTTGTAAAGGGTCTGCAGGGGATGAAGGTCCCGCATATCATCTCGTTTTCCCTGGGGTATGCACTTTCCTCAACGACTACCCTCTCACGGGACGCAAACAATGTCATAGAGGCCCAGAAATCCCGTGGGCTGGAGTTTGACCAGGGCTCATCCATAACAAAGATTGATAAACTGCTCTCGTTATTCATTCCGATGACCGTGATCATGCTGAACCGGTCCGGTCAGGTTTCGGATGCGATGCAGTGCAGGGGTTATGGCACTGCTCAAAAACCGACCATCTATCAGGCTCCCGTTATCGGGGCAGATGATGGTGTGGCGGTAATCATTCTTGTGCTCTTTGTAATTCTGGTAATTCTTCTCACGCATTTTGTATTCATCTGA
- a CDS encoding PEGA domain-containing protein — MKTNHKNNTGLGRIVAVLLIAMLAIPCASALDLPSNPLAGAMHVNINTANSAGYYIKFDGGGLNALHMTTSTSDRYGQLTTTSMKSGVFYISDTGGRGFFNDVLLMIAIRKPAEDEDPIPDNFALKLRSSGYRWIPTGVLNQPPVAEDLEYVPGAIDQTFTLSSLSYGPQKWKPAGNNDPMNYPIYGDQDMSGDEEFYLYFVDLKVGNLGENSGITGLTDNGMVKVEYTIENFDSGLVAFNTYGWCDENQANQGAGISWTNMIVGEGASGYVVDIVGSGGGEGGSSGKISYDSDDSLSAPGSWKPQVGNLNITSVPAGAKIYIDDVYSGKETNGTFVDVPAGDYRVYLEYGEYAPTEPKTIRVKGGYITEEHFVLTKGSGSCFVSSVPTGADIFVDGNDTLWHTNSLISGIESGNHTVTVYHDGYEPESADVTIHMDQQSTLSFVFGGNGADVNIPETSAPGIGDEQPAAPSPSETAGAEWEANSSAGATISDETSQQEDGGIIGYIFSLFAGLFSGAPEEPSSLPSAAANPLAEVALPDATPVNPDDLVYDAVPDEIPAAAQAVKGTGGLYVTSYPDNLPITLDGVKTDATTPEYFYGLKEGLHKVMVTERSDTVKTAQQTVSIFSGEDACVKLEPCVVSQKVPVTVQSKKFRDCTFMIEGEYPEYSFPSTVYLEKSGTFITVVKDGTYYTFTTGHQDENGVLNILSPDAGDTAGTISITSEPAGALVSVDGHQTGILTPCTIANITEGSHILKVSKGGYYPEKKEIRFVNTGESDNSEFSFDLKEYPYGTLYIDSKPSGTMIYLKGRYTGVTTPHEFSYMPIGSYDVAVVSNRTTFKEGVVTVAPLENAGVTVYNLAMDV, encoded by the coding sequence ATGAAAACCAATCATAAAAACAACACAGGACTCGGCAGAATTGTTGCCGTCCTGCTTATTGCGATGCTCGCCATCCCGTGTGCATCTGCTTTGGACTTGCCCTCAAATCCGCTTGCCGGGGCAATGCATGTAAACATCAATACCGCAAATTCTGCCGGTTATTACATAAAATTCGATGGAGGAGGGTTAAACGCGTTGCATATGACGACGAGCACATCGGACCGGTATGGCCAGCTGACCACCACATCAATGAAAAGCGGGGTGTTTTATATCTCCGATACCGGAGGAAGGGGCTTTTTCAATGATGTGCTGCTGATGATTGCCATCCGGAAACCTGCGGAGGATGAGGACCCGATTCCTGATAATTTCGCGCTGAAACTCCGTTCGAGTGGATACCGTTGGATACCCACCGGTGTTCTCAATCAGCCTCCGGTTGCAGAAGATCTGGAGTATGTTCCCGGGGCGATAGATCAGACCTTTACGCTCTCGTCCCTGAGCTATGGGCCACAGAAATGGAAGCCTGCAGGCAACAATGACCCGATGAACTATCCGATATACGGGGATCAGGATATGTCGGGTGATGAGGAGTTTTACCTTTATTTCGTTGATTTAAAGGTAGGAAATCTGGGTGAGAACTCCGGAATAACAGGACTGACAGACAACGGAATGGTGAAGGTCGAATACACGATTGAAAATTTTGATTCCGGTCTTGTGGCATTCAACACCTATGGCTGGTGCGATGAGAATCAGGCGAACCAGGGTGCGGGAATATCCTGGACGAATATGATCGTGGGAGAAGGCGCAAGCGGCTATGTCGTCGATATCGTCGGTTCGGGCGGAGGGGAAGGAGGCTCATCCGGAAAGATTTCCTATGACTCTGATGACTCACTCTCTGCTCCGGGATCATGGAAGCCGCAGGTTGGTAATCTCAACATCACATCTGTTCCGGCCGGGGCAAAAATTTACATCGACGATGTCTACTCCGGAAAGGAGACAAACGGCACTTTTGTGGATGTTCCTGCGGGAGATTATCGTGTCTATCTTGAATATGGTGAATATGCACCAACCGAACCAAAGACCATCCGGGTGAAAGGCGGCTACATCACCGAAGAGCATTTTGTCCTGACAAAAGGGTCCGGGTCCTGCTTCGTCTCATCTGTGCCCACGGGCGCTGACATTTTTGTCGATGGCAATGACACCCTCTGGCATACCAACTCTCTCATTTCCGGAATCGAATCCGGAAACCATACCGTCACCGTCTATCACGATGGCTATGAGCCTGAATCCGCAGATGTCACCATCCATATGGATCAGCAGTCCACACTCTCCTTTGTGTTCGGCGGGAACGGGGCAGATGTAAATATCCCGGAGACGTCCGCTCCGGGTATAGGTGATGAACAACCGGCCGCTCCGTCACCATCCGAAACCGCAGGGGCTGAATGGGAGGCCAATTCCTCTGCAGGCGCCACCATATCTGATGAGACCAGTCAACAGGAAGATGGCGGAATTATCGGCTACATCTTCAGTCTCTTTGCTGGTCTGTTCTCCGGTGCTCCCGAAGAACCGTCATCCCTTCCGTCTGCCGCTGCCAATCCATTGGCAGAGGTGGCACTCCCGGATGCAACCCCGGTAAATCCGGATGATCTTGTGTATGATGCCGTTCCTGATGAAATCCCGGCAGCGGCACAAGCCGTGAAAGGCACCGGCGGGCTCTATGTCACCTCCTATCCGGACAATCTTCCCATAACTCTTGATGGCGTAAAGACGGATGCAACAACTCCTGAATATTTCTACGGGCTCAAAGAGGGTTTGCATAAGGTGATGGTGACTGAGCGTTCCGATACCGTGAAGACAGCGCAGCAGACCGTTTCAATATTCTCCGGTGAGGATGCCTGTGTGAAACTCGAGCCCTGTGTGGTTTCGCAGAAAGTGCCGGTGACCGTCCAGTCAAAGAAATTCAGGGACTGCACATTCATGATTGAAGGTGAATATCCGGAATATTCCTTCCCGTCAACTGTATATCTCGAAAAGAGCGGGACATTTATCACCGTTGTTAAAGACGGGACATATTATACCTTCACGACCGGGCACCAGGATGAGAATGGCGTGCTGAATATTCTCTCTCCGGATGCCGGAGATACCGCCGGAACGATCAGCATCACAAGCGAACCCGCAGGTGCGTTAGTCTCTGTTGACGGCCACCAGACCGGCATCCTGACCCCATGCACGATAGCCAATATCACCGAAGGGAGTCATATCCTGAAGGTATCGAAGGGTGGGTATTATCCGGAGAAAAAGGAGATCCGGTTTGTAAACACCGGTGAATCCGACAATTCTGAATTTAGTTTTGACCTGAAGGAGTATCCCTATGGCACGTTGTATATCGACAGCAAGCCCTCCGGTACCATGATCTATCTGAAGGGGCGGTATACCGGTGTTACCACTCCTCATGAGTTTTCATATATGCCGATTGGCAGCTATGATGTCGCGGTTGTGTCCAATCGGACTACCTTTAAGGAAGGAGTCGTCACGGTCGCTCCTCTGGAAAATGCCGGCGTAACGGTGTATAACCTTGCGATGGATGTATAA
- a CDS encoding DUF2769 domain-containing protein, producing the protein MPSDYFEMMLRSLNLTSEEREMIVEKRKEQCICDMCPTFQTCGGETEGNEGFAFCTLGASPCIEKEVECLCSTCPLSREMGLAYSYYCTRGSETQQKIRDVIGVK; encoded by the coding sequence ATGCCAAGCGATTATTTTGAGATGATGCTGCGTTCCCTGAACCTGACGTCAGAGGAGCGTGAGATGATTGTGGAGAAGAGAAAGGAGCAGTGCATCTGCGATATGTGCCCGACGTTTCAGACCTGTGGAGGGGAGACGGAAGGAAACGAAGGGTTTGCCTTCTGCACACTGGGTGCGAGCCCCTGCATTGAAAAAGAGGTTGAATGCCTCTGCTCCACCTGCCCCCTGTCGCGTGAAATGGGGCTTGCGTACTCCTATTACTGCACCCGGGGTTCTGAAACGCAGCAGAAAATCAGGGATGTTATCGGGGTGAAGTAA